In one window of Streptomyces roseofulvus DNA:
- a CDS encoding PadR family transcriptional regulator, which produces MVPGNASNEAGGKVSSQLRKGVLEYCVLALLRDEPKYGVELLAELSAVSVMSTSQGTIYPLLSRLRREGFVDTELRDSPSGPPRRYYALTALGRTALAEFAGAWPHFRNAVDHFLNDPQGDTA; this is translated from the coding sequence ATGGTTCCTGGTAACGCAAGCAACGAGGCGGGGGGCAAGGTCTCCAGTCAGCTCCGCAAGGGAGTGCTGGAGTACTGCGTCCTCGCGCTGCTCAGGGACGAGCCGAAGTACGGCGTCGAACTCCTCGCCGAGCTGTCCGCGGTCAGCGTGATGTCCACCAGCCAGGGCACGATCTACCCCCTGCTGTCACGGCTGCGGCGGGAGGGCTTCGTCGACACCGAGCTGCGCGACTCCCCGAGCGGGCCGCCGCGCCGCTACTACGCGCTGACGGCCCTCGGGCGGACCGCGCTCGCCGAGTTCGCCGGGGCGTGGCCGCACTTCCGGAACGCCGTCGACCACTTCCTCAACGACCCACAGGGGGACACCGCATGA
- the thpR gene encoding RNA 2',3'-cyclic phosphodiesterase — protein MNDSTQPATIRVFIALAPPDDAKDELARALAPAYAAHPGMRWNRIEDWHITLAFLGELPVSAVPALHAPLAALAAARRPLGLALRGGGHFDSRVLWSGIAGDVPGLHRLADDVRALVKEAGIPYEGRPLRPHLTLARARRGDLTSVPDAATVLDGFEGRPWPTARLHLVGSDDARGPAPVRYQDIASWPFTGA, from the coding sequence GTGAACGACTCGACCCAGCCCGCCACCATCCGCGTCTTCATCGCCCTGGCACCGCCCGACGACGCCAAGGACGAACTCGCCCGCGCCCTGGCGCCCGCCTACGCGGCCCATCCCGGCATGCGCTGGAACCGCATCGAGGACTGGCACATCACCCTCGCGTTCCTCGGTGAACTGCCCGTCTCCGCCGTACCCGCCCTCCACGCCCCCCTCGCGGCGCTGGCGGCGGCCCGCCGCCCCCTCGGACTCGCCCTGCGGGGCGGCGGCCACTTCGACTCCCGGGTCCTGTGGAGCGGCATCGCCGGCGACGTGCCCGGCCTCCACCGCCTCGCCGACGACGTCCGCGCCCTCGTGAAGGAAGCCGGCATCCCCTACGAGGGCCGCCCGCTCCGCCCCCACCTGACCCTGGCCCGCGCCCGCCGCGGCGACCTCACCAGCGTCCCGGACGCCGCCACCGTCCTCGACGGCTTCGAAGGCCGCCCCTGGCCCACCGCCCGCCTCCACCTCGTCGGCAGCGACGACGCCCGCGGCCCGGCCCCGGTCCGCTACCAGGACATCGCCTCCTGGCCGTTCACCGGAGCGTGA
- a CDS encoding maleylpyruvate isomerase N-terminal domain-containing protein, translating into MGAVTAYDPAAEHERTRVALEAAIGRLVELVGGIDDMEVPSGVPPWSVGDVGAHLAAVYLAYGAAVPGEPGGEGIDWEAVPGGQDGTFGERIAAVNALSVGLIAGAERKRLGAILAERGAAFLRGSAGLAPDTPVPAPWYGPGRAVPLAAATGLMLSETLLHGLDMARGARRPWSLGAEEASLVIGQAMVTMMPLALDPEKAKGVRIAFDLALKGGPRLAVVVEDGVATVTRDAPPRPYDCRIAAAPTAFLLVSFGRMPIWKAIALGRMRAGGRRPWLATRLSELITAP; encoded by the coding sequence ATGGGTGCAGTCACGGCCTACGATCCGGCGGCCGAGCACGAGCGGACGCGGGTCGCGCTGGAGGCCGCGATCGGGCGGCTGGTCGAACTGGTCGGCGGGATCGACGACATGGAGGTGCCGTCCGGCGTCCCGCCGTGGTCCGTCGGGGACGTCGGCGCGCACCTCGCGGCGGTCTACCTCGCCTACGGCGCCGCGGTCCCCGGCGAACCGGGCGGCGAGGGCATCGACTGGGAGGCCGTACCGGGCGGGCAGGACGGGACGTTCGGCGAGCGGATCGCCGCCGTGAACGCCCTCTCCGTGGGCCTCATCGCCGGGGCGGAGCGGAAGCGGCTCGGCGCGATCCTCGCCGAGCGCGGCGCGGCCTTCCTGCGCGGGTCGGCCGGGCTCGCGCCCGACACCCCGGTCCCCGCGCCCTGGTACGGGCCGGGGCGCGCCGTACCGCTGGCGGCGGCCACGGGACTGATGCTCAGCGAGACCCTGCTCCACGGCCTCGACATGGCGCGCGGCGCGCGCCGGCCCTGGTCCCTCGGCGCCGAGGAGGCGTCGCTGGTGATCGGGCAGGCGATGGTCACGATGATGCCGCTCGCCCTCGACCCCGAGAAGGCGAAGGGCGTCCGGATCGCCTTCGACCTGGCCCTCAAGGGCGGCCCGCGCCTCGCCGTCGTGGTCGAGGACGGCGTCGCGACGGTGACGAGGGACGCGCCGCCGCGCCCGTACGACTGCCGCATCGCGGCGGCGCCGACGGCGTTCCTCCTCGTCTCCTTCGGCCGCATGCCGATCTGGAAGGCGATCGCCCTGGGCCGCATGCGCGCCGGCGGCCGCAGGCCGTGGCTCGCGACGCGCCTGAGCGAACTGATCACGGCGCCCTGA
- a CDS encoding ankyrin repeat domain-containing protein, producing MDGERLAGAARNGDTAEVARLLAAGADADAPDAERRTALDRAVNAGHARVVELLLRAGADPGRPIGAYGGDQTPLTAAVGWGHTDVVRLLLAAGAPTGPQTRFGWVPLVHAATGTHGDPLALVDLLLEHGADLEERQRDMTPLEWACGLPRPDVVRRLLARGAVPTLEARDRAVHWGAGRNPERVAVFREIVAALAASAAAR from the coding sequence ATGGACGGGGAGCGACTGGCCGGGGCGGCGCGGAACGGCGACACGGCCGAGGTGGCCCGGCTGCTGGCGGCAGGAGCCGACGCCGACGCCCCGGACGCCGAGCGGCGCACCGCCCTCGACCGGGCGGTGAACGCCGGGCACGCCCGTGTGGTCGAGCTGTTGCTGCGGGCCGGCGCGGACCCCGGGCGGCCCATCGGCGCGTACGGCGGCGACCAGACCCCGCTCACCGCCGCCGTGGGCTGGGGCCACACCGACGTGGTCCGGCTGCTGCTCGCCGCCGGAGCCCCCACCGGCCCGCAGACCCGCTTCGGCTGGGTGCCCCTCGTCCACGCCGCCACCGGCACCCACGGCGACCCCCTCGCCCTCGTCGACCTGCTCCTGGAGCACGGCGCTGACCTCGAAGAACGGCAGCGGGACATGACCCCGCTCGAATGGGCCTGCGGCCTGCCCCGCCCCGACGTCGTCCGCCGCCTCCTCGCCCGCGGCGCCGTCCCGACCCTCGAGGCCCGGGACCGCGCGGTGCACTGGGGAGCGGGGCGGAACCCGGAGCGGGTCGCCGTCTTCCGGGAGATCGTCGCCGCCCTGGCCGCCTCAGCCGCCGCCCGGTGA
- a CDS encoding Lrp/AsnC family transcriptional regulator translates to MSRFGNGVVGVLDELDYLLVTALQVAPRADWQTVGEALGLDASTVARRWARLTRAGNAWISVHPAVRAQAPAVIAYIEVDCAAGRLHEVAAEIAEDPHVFNLEHVSGGRDLLVTAVFADQAELARYVGFRLGALDGVAASRTQVATTLHTEGSRWRLDRLTEEQRRRLAGPDRPVPARSAGGRVLEERDLELVRVLSEDPRQSAARLAERTGLSPTTVRRRLDRLEAEQALVYRCEVARALSGWPVSVSLWATVPQSRAPWLAERISALREIRMCASLSGPYNLLLAAWLRSVDDIAPFESRLTERFPELVVTDRVLTLWSMKLGGHLLDPRGRHLRAVPLGRWSDDRSEASEAALLDRLRTPRRPGSPGGG, encoded by the coding sequence ATGAGCCGTTTCGGGAACGGGGTGGTGGGCGTGCTCGACGAGCTGGACTATCTGCTGGTGACCGCCCTCCAGGTGGCCCCGCGCGCCGACTGGCAGACCGTCGGAGAGGCCCTGGGACTCGACGCCTCGACCGTGGCCCGCCGGTGGGCGCGGCTGACCCGGGCGGGGAACGCGTGGATCAGCGTCCATCCGGCGGTACGGGCGCAGGCGCCGGCGGTGATCGCCTACATCGAGGTGGACTGCGCGGCCGGGCGGCTGCACGAGGTCGCGGCGGAGATCGCCGAGGATCCGCACGTGTTCAACCTGGAGCACGTCAGCGGCGGCCGGGACCTCCTGGTGACCGCCGTCTTCGCCGACCAGGCCGAGCTGGCCCGGTACGTGGGCTTCCGGCTGGGCGCGCTGGACGGGGTGGCGGCGTCCCGGACCCAGGTGGCGACCACCCTGCACACGGAGGGGAGCCGCTGGCGGCTCGACCGGCTGACCGAGGAGCAGCGGCGGCGGCTCGCCGGCCCCGACCGTCCGGTGCCGGCCCGGTCTGCGGGCGGGCGGGTCCTGGAGGAGCGCGATCTGGAGCTCGTGCGGGTGCTGAGCGAGGATCCGCGGCAGTCCGCGGCGCGGCTGGCGGAGCGGACCGGGCTCAGTCCGACGACGGTACGGCGGCGGCTCGACCGGCTGGAGGCCGAGCAGGCGCTGGTGTACCGCTGCGAGGTGGCGCGGGCGCTGTCCGGGTGGCCGGTGTCGGTGTCGCTGTGGGCGACGGTGCCGCAGAGCCGGGCGCCGTGGCTGGCGGAGCGGATCAGCGCGCTGCGGGAGATCCGGATGTGCGCCTCGCTGTCGGGGCCGTACAACCTGCTGCTCGCGGCGTGGCTGCGGTCGGTCGACGACATCGCGCCGTTCGAGTCGCGGCTCACCGAGCGGTTTCCCGAACTGGTGGTCACGGACCGGGTGCTGACGCTCTGGTCGATGAAGCTGGGCGGCCATCTCCTCGACCCCCGGGGCCGCCACCTGCGGGCGGTCCCGCTGGGCCGGTGGTCCGACGACCGCTCGGAGGCGTCCGAGGCGGCCCTCCTCGACCGGCTGCGCACACCGCGCCGGCCGGGGTCACCGGGCGGCGGCTGA
- a CDS encoding M20 family metallopeptidase: MFTHSDAQAHADTLIALRHDLHRAPELGLDLPHTQRRVLDALAGLPLEITLGKRLTSVTAVLRGGRPGPAVLLRGDMDALPVHEDTGVPYASGTPGRMHACGHDLHTAGLVGAARLLAARRDELPGDVVFMFQPGEEGMGGAGLMIEEGVLDAAGPRVVAAYALHVTSTLLPTGYAAVRPGPMLAASDAVTVTVRGSGGHGSSPHAAKDPVPAVCEMVTALQTMVTRTVDVFDPAVLTVGSLHAGSAGNVIPEQAVLEATVRSFSSATQAAVRAGFERVVHGIATAHGVDADLDYRENYPVTTNDPAEAAFALRTAQGLLGPDRAFEAPRPLTGSEDFSLVLREVPGAYLGIGACPPDRDPATAPMNHSPQAVFDDRAVLDAAVLLAELAARRLQESAEEPA, translated from the coding sequence ATGTTCACGCACAGCGACGCCCAGGCGCACGCCGACACCCTCATCGCCCTGCGGCACGACCTCCACCGCGCTCCCGAACTCGGCCTCGACCTGCCGCACACCCAGCGCCGGGTCCTCGACGCCCTCGCCGGACTCCCCCTGGAGATCACCCTCGGCAAGCGGCTCACCTCCGTCACCGCCGTCCTGCGCGGCGGCCGCCCCGGGCCCGCCGTCCTGCTCCGCGGCGACATGGACGCCCTCCCCGTCCACGAGGACACCGGCGTCCCGTACGCCTCCGGCACCCCCGGCCGGATGCACGCCTGCGGCCACGACCTGCACACCGCCGGGCTGGTCGGCGCCGCCCGGCTGCTCGCCGCCCGCCGCGACGAGCTCCCCGGCGACGTCGTGTTCATGTTCCAGCCCGGCGAGGAGGGCATGGGCGGCGCCGGCCTGATGATCGAGGAGGGCGTCCTCGACGCGGCGGGCCCCCGCGTCGTCGCCGCCTACGCCCTCCACGTCACCTCGACCCTGCTGCCCACCGGCTACGCGGCCGTCCGCCCCGGCCCCATGCTCGCCGCCTCCGACGCGGTCACCGTCACCGTCCGCGGCTCCGGCGGCCACGGCTCCTCGCCGCACGCCGCGAAGGACCCCGTGCCCGCCGTCTGCGAGATGGTCACCGCCCTCCAGACGATGGTGACCCGCACCGTCGACGTCTTCGACCCGGCCGTCCTCACCGTCGGCTCCCTGCACGCCGGCTCCGCCGGCAACGTCATCCCGGAGCAGGCCGTCCTGGAGGCGACCGTCCGCTCCTTCTCCTCCGCCACCCAGGCCGCCGTCCGCGCCGGGTTCGAGCGCGTCGTCCACGGCATCGCCACCGCCCACGGCGTCGACGCCGACCTCGACTACCGGGAGAACTACCCGGTCACCACGAACGACCCCGCCGAAGCCGCCTTCGCGCTCCGCACCGCCCAGGGGCTCCTCGGCCCCGACCGGGCCTTCGAGGCACCGCGCCCGCTCACCGGCTCCGAGGACTTCTCCCTCGTGCTGCGCGAGGTCCCCGGCGCCTACCTCGGCATCGGCGCCTGCCCGCCCGACCGCGACCCGGCCACCGCCCCCATGAACCACTCGCCCCAGGCCGTCTTCGACGACCGCGCCGTCCTCGACGCCGCCGTCCTGCTCGCCGAACTCGCCGCCCGCCGCCTACAGGAATCCGCCGAGGAGCCCGCATGA
- a CDS encoding MFS transporter, with translation MTTTERPDAPEAASRDGGAGSVRAVVGLLVLFELTSGFLQGGIAPLLPEIGRELSVPDADLTWVISAQLLAAAVSVPILGRLGDLHGHRKVLRWALAAVAVGSLLVALAPNLPVLLAGRVLTGPLAALLPLEIALVRDRLPLGPARSAIARLVGALALGTLLGGVLTGAVHALTDDVRLTLLVPAALAAACVPVSFLAIPETRRLAPGRLDLPGAVLLSATMLLLLSGVAAAKDDGPGLPAVAQLGLAAVLGTVWTRVELRTPEPLVDVRALADRRVAPFFFCAFVFGVVYFGGQAPDATFLAADPATTGYGFGLSALSISLVALPAAATAVVTSSLTARIAGRTGYVPALAVSFALVAASFLTTAALHTALWQLVTAKILAGLGLGVALGAMPTVIAEAGDPSRTGVTTALYNNVKTLGGAVAGGVTAAVLAGSAPHAGATPSESAYVTVWLLCAVLAAAAAALTLVARRAPAKSARGAAASPAP, from the coding sequence ATGACCACCACCGAACGCCCCGACGCCCCCGAAGCCGCCTCCCGGGACGGCGGGGCCGGATCCGTCCGCGCCGTCGTCGGACTCCTCGTCCTCTTCGAGCTGACCAGCGGCTTCCTCCAGGGCGGCATCGCGCCCCTGCTGCCCGAGATCGGCCGCGAGCTCTCCGTCCCCGACGCCGACCTCACCTGGGTGATCTCCGCCCAGCTCCTCGCCGCCGCCGTCAGCGTCCCCATCCTCGGCCGCCTCGGCGACCTCCACGGCCACCGCAAGGTCCTGCGCTGGGCGCTCGCCGCCGTCGCCGTCGGCAGCCTCCTCGTCGCCCTCGCCCCGAACCTGCCGGTGCTGCTCGCCGGCCGCGTCCTCACCGGCCCGCTCGCCGCCCTGCTGCCGCTGGAGATCGCCCTCGTACGCGACCGGCTGCCGCTCGGCCCCGCCCGCTCCGCCATCGCCCGCCTGGTCGGCGCCCTCGCCCTCGGCACCCTCCTCGGCGGCGTCCTCACCGGGGCCGTCCACGCCCTCACCGACGACGTCCGCCTCACCCTCCTCGTCCCCGCCGCCCTCGCCGCCGCCTGCGTCCCCGTCTCCTTCCTCGCCATCCCCGAGACGCGGCGCCTCGCCCCCGGCCGCCTCGACCTGCCCGGCGCCGTCCTGCTCAGCGCCACGATGCTGCTGCTCCTCTCCGGCGTCGCCGCCGCCAAGGACGACGGACCCGGCCTCCCCGCCGTCGCCCAGCTCGGCCTCGCCGCCGTCCTCGGCACCGTCTGGACCCGCGTCGAACTCCGCACCCCGGAGCCCCTCGTGGACGTCCGCGCCCTCGCCGACCGCCGGGTCGCCCCCTTCTTCTTCTGCGCCTTCGTCTTCGGCGTCGTCTACTTCGGCGGCCAGGCGCCCGACGCCACCTTCCTCGCCGCCGACCCCGCCACCACCGGCTACGGCTTCGGGCTCTCCGCCCTGTCGATCTCCCTCGTGGCGCTCCCGGCGGCGGCGACCGCCGTCGTCACCTCCTCCCTCACCGCCCGGATCGCCGGCCGGACCGGCTACGTCCCCGCCCTCGCCGTCTCCTTCGCGCTCGTCGCGGCGAGCTTCCTGACCACGGCCGCCCTGCACACCGCGCTCTGGCAGCTCGTCACCGCCAAGATCCTCGCGGGGCTCGGCCTGGGCGTCGCCCTCGGCGCCATGCCCACCGTCATCGCGGAGGCCGGCGACCCCTCCCGGACGGGCGTGACCACCGCGCTCTACAACAACGTCAAGACGCTCGGCGGCGCGGTGGCCGGCGGCGTGACGGCCGCCGTCCTCGCCGGCTCGGCTCCGCACGCAGGCGCCACCCCGAGCGAATCGGCGTACGTCACGGTCTGGCTCCTGTGCGCGGTCCTCGCCGCCGCGGCCGCCGCCCTCACCCTCGTCGCCCGGCGCGCCCCGGCGAAATCCGCTCGCGGCGCCGCCGCGAGTCCGGCACCCTGA
- a CDS encoding aspartate/glutamate racemase family protein, which translates to MTLVAIVNPNTDEATTAMMAAIARRTLRAEDGYDVRGVTVAAGPRMLVDEEALRASAGHVLDAAGRLLAGPDGARVAALVVAAFGDPGVEELRARVPLPVVGIAEAALRAAGADGRRFGIATTTPRLAAAIDARVTALGWSPQYTGLRLTSGDPRRLAARPADMTERLAEAVDLCVREDGAEAVVIGGGPLGEAAEALRHRFPVPVVGPIPAAARELRLLLGQPTRRGTPKG; encoded by the coding sequence ATGACCCTCGTGGCGATCGTCAACCCCAACACCGACGAGGCCACCACGGCGATGATGGCCGCCATCGCCCGCCGCACCCTGCGCGCGGAGGACGGCTACGACGTCCGCGGCGTCACCGTCGCGGCCGGCCCGCGGATGCTCGTCGACGAGGAGGCCCTGCGCGCCTCGGCCGGGCACGTCCTCGACGCGGCCGGGCGCCTCCTCGCCGGCCCGGACGGCGCCCGCGTCGCCGCCCTCGTCGTCGCCGCCTTCGGCGACCCCGGTGTCGAGGAACTCCGCGCCCGCGTCCCGCTCCCCGTCGTCGGCATCGCCGAGGCCGCCCTGCGGGCGGCCGGCGCGGACGGCCGCCGCTTCGGCATCGCCACCACCACGCCCCGGCTGGCCGCCGCGATCGACGCGCGCGTCACCGCCTTGGGCTGGTCTCCCCAGTACACCGGCCTCCGTCTCACCTCCGGCGACCCGCGCCGACTCGCCGCGCGACCGGCCGACATGACGGAGCGTCTGGCCGAGGCGGTCGACCTCTGCGTACGCGAGGACGGCGCCGAAGCCGTCGTCATCGGCGGCGGCCCGCTCGGCGAAGCCGCCGAAGCCCTCCGCCACCGCTTCCCGGTCCCGGTCGTCGGGCCGATCCCGGCCGCGGCGCGAGAGCTCCGGCTCCTGCTCGGACAGCCGACCCGGCGGGGTACGCCAAAGGGGTGA
- a CDS encoding SH3 domain-containing protein, translating to MTSMLGVVLTAVFLAAVAPAPAAPERLHPCGHEATGTARLHTGPATARPSLGLLRAGDDLTVLRASGDWYRVRLDRRSRSGLRADTEGWTAQRHVRPRDCPRPNG from the coding sequence ATGACGTCGATGCTCGGGGTGGTGCTCACCGCCGTGTTCCTGGCGGCGGTCGCCCCCGCCCCCGCCGCCCCCGAGCGGCTCCATCCGTGCGGCCACGAGGCCACCGGCACGGCCCGGCTCCACACCGGCCCCGCCACCGCCCGCCCGTCCCTGGGACTCCTCCGGGCCGGCGACGACCTCACGGTCCTCCGCGCGTCCGGCGACTGGTACCGCGTGCGCCTCGACCGCCGCTCCCGCTCGGGGCTCCGCGCCGACACGGAGGGCTGGACCGCACAGCGGCACGTCCGGCCGCGGGACTGCCCCCGCCCGAACGGCTAG
- a CDS encoding aldo/keto reductase, which yields MTAPSSAGAGRAAPRRIGPFEVAAVGLGCMNLSHAYDVPPTPEAAERLLLTAVEEGVTHFDTAALYGFGANEELVGRVLAGHRDRIVLAGKCGMTGVDGRRVIDGRPETIRRTADAALARLRTDVIDVYYLHRLDRAVPVEESVGAMAELVAAGKVRALGLSEVSAATLRRAHAVHPIAALQNEYSLWSRNPEEGTLAATRELGVALVAFSPLARGVLTGAPPDPAGLPAADIRRGMPRFDARHYPANLARRAELARLAEQAGLGLAQLALAWVVSRGPHVVALPGTRSVDHLRENLSVLDLDVPDEVLEAAGRVLNASTVHGPRYNEAALAEIDTERCGRAG from the coding sequence GTGACGGCGCCGAGCTCCGCCGGCGCGGGGCGCGCGGCCCCGCGCCGGATCGGGCCGTTCGAAGTGGCGGCGGTCGGCCTGGGCTGTATGAACCTGAGCCACGCGTACGACGTCCCGCCGACTCCGGAGGCCGCCGAGCGGCTGCTCCTGACGGCCGTCGAGGAGGGCGTGACGCACTTCGACACGGCCGCGCTCTACGGCTTCGGCGCCAACGAGGAGCTGGTCGGGCGGGTGCTCGCCGGGCACCGGGACCGGATCGTCCTGGCCGGCAAGTGCGGGATGACCGGGGTCGACGGCCGCCGGGTGATCGACGGGCGGCCGGAGACGATCCGGCGCACCGCCGACGCGGCGCTGGCCCGGCTGCGCACCGACGTCATCGACGTCTACTACCTGCACCGGCTCGACCGGGCGGTGCCCGTCGAGGAGAGCGTCGGGGCGATGGCGGAGCTGGTGGCGGCCGGCAAGGTGCGCGCCCTGGGCCTCTCCGAGGTGTCCGCCGCGACCCTGCGGCGCGCCCACGCCGTGCACCCGATCGCCGCGCTGCAGAACGAGTACAGCCTCTGGTCGCGCAACCCGGAGGAGGGCACGCTCGCGGCCACCCGTGAACTGGGCGTCGCGCTGGTGGCGTTCAGCCCGTTGGCCCGGGGCGTCCTCACCGGCGCGCCGCCGGACCCGGCGGGCCTCCCGGCCGCCGACATCCGCCGCGGCATGCCCCGCTTCGACGCCCGCCACTACCCGGCGAACCTGGCCCGCCGCGCCGAACTGGCGCGACTCGCCGAGCAGGCGGGCCTCGGGCTGGCGCAACTGGCCCTGGCCTGGGTCGTGTCGAGGGGCCCGCACGTCGTCGCCCTGCCCGGCACGCGGTCGGTGGACCATCTGCGGGAGAACCTGTCGGTGCTCGACCTCGACGTCCCCGACGAGGTCCTGGAGGCGGCGGGCCGGGTGCTGAACGCGTCGACCGTGCACGGCCCCCGCTACAACGAGGCGGCGCTCGCGGAGATCGACACGGAGCGGTGCGGGCGCGCGGGCTGA
- a CDS encoding Gfo/Idh/MocA family oxidoreductase: MTDDRTLRIALAGGGAFGAKHAAALRRIEGVEVAAVVSSSLERARKFAAEQGVGRAVATLDEVLAMDDVDAVVLATPTQMHAAQTLACLEAGKHVQVEIPLADSLDDAEACLAAQERTGLVAMVGHTRRFNPSHQWVRRRIEAGEFHIQQMDVQTYFFRRQNLNALGEPRSWTDHLLWHHAAHTVDLFAYQAGAPIVQANAIQGPLHPELGIAMDMSIQLRAANGAICTLSLSFNNDGPLGTFFRYIGDTGTYIARYDDLFTGKDEPIDVSGVDVSMDGIELQDREFVAAIREGREPNSSIAQVLSCYRTLAGLEEQLNAAAGS; encoded by the coding sequence ATGACTGACGACCGGACCCTGCGGATCGCCCTGGCCGGCGGCGGCGCCTTCGGCGCCAAGCACGCGGCCGCGCTCCGCCGGATCGAGGGCGTCGAGGTGGCCGCCGTCGTGAGCAGCAGCCTCGAACGCGCCCGGAAGTTCGCCGCCGAGCAGGGCGTCGGGCGCGCCGTCGCCACGCTGGACGAGGTGCTGGCGATGGACGACGTCGACGCCGTCGTCCTCGCCACCCCCACCCAGATGCACGCCGCGCAGACCCTGGCCTGCCTGGAGGCGGGCAAGCACGTGCAGGTCGAGATCCCGCTCGCCGACTCGCTCGACGACGCCGAGGCGTGCCTGGCGGCGCAGGAGCGCACCGGGCTCGTCGCGATGGTGGGCCACACCCGCCGCTTCAACCCCAGCCACCAGTGGGTGCGGCGGCGGATCGAGGCGGGCGAGTTCCACATCCAGCAGATGGACGTGCAGACGTACTTCTTCCGCCGGCAGAACCTCAACGCGCTGGGCGAGCCCCGCTCCTGGACCGACCACCTGCTGTGGCACCACGCCGCGCACACCGTCGACCTGTTCGCCTACCAGGCGGGGGCGCCGATCGTGCAGGCGAACGCGATCCAGGGCCCGCTCCACCCCGAGCTGGGCATCGCGATGGACATGTCGATCCAGCTGCGGGCGGCGAACGGCGCGATCTGCACGCTGTCGCTGTCCTTCAACAACGACGGTCCGCTGGGCACGTTCTTCCGCTACATCGGCGACACGGGCACGTACATCGCCCGCTACGACGACCTGTTCACCGGCAAGGACGAGCCGATCGACGTGAGCGGGGTCGACGTGTCGATGGACGGCATCGAGCTCCAGGACCGCGAGTTCGTCGCCGCGATCCGCGAGGGCCGCGAGCCGAACTCCTCGATCGCCCAGGTCCTGTCCTGCTACCGGACGCTGGCGGGCCTGGAGGAGCAGCTGAACGCGGCCGCGGGCTCGTGA
- the ligA gene encoding protocatechuate 4,5-dioxygenase subunit alpha, producing MALDKTYKLVPGTTVFDSEQSAKGYHLNQFCMSLMTAENRAAYLADERAYLDAWPLREEQKRALLDRDLNAAMREGGNIYFLAKWGATLGFSFQQMAGSMTGMTEEEYRAMMVGGGRSVEGNRIDHAVLEAAHAPAPTAGHATVTGAVFTSHVPAIGAALDHGKTDEPYWRPVFEGYAYSRTWERENVPDVILLVYNDHASAFDQSLVPTFVLGTGASYPIADEGYGPRPVPGVEGDPDLAAHIAHALIREDFDLTLANEMAVDHGLTVPLSLMFGDVEKWPCKVIPFHVNVVQYPVPSGARCFRLGQALRRAIESYDRPLNVQVWGTGGMSHQLQGPRAGLINREWDNAFLDRLVDDPAGLAEVPHLEYVEEAGSEGIELVMWLIARGALSDVDGSGEVEVKHRFYHVPASNTAVGHLILENRPRAEEPAEKE from the coding sequence ATGGCGCTGGACAAGACCTACAAGCTGGTTCCGGGGACGACCGTCTTCGACTCCGAGCAGTCGGCCAAGGGCTACCACCTCAACCAGTTCTGCATGTCCCTGATGACGGCGGAGAACCGGGCGGCGTACCTCGCCGACGAGCGCGCCTACCTGGACGCGTGGCCGCTGCGGGAGGAGCAGAAGCGCGCCCTGCTCGACCGCGACCTCAACGCGGCGATGCGCGAGGGCGGCAACATCTACTTCCTCGCCAAGTGGGGCGCCACGCTGGGCTTCTCGTTCCAGCAGATGGCGGGCTCGATGACCGGCATGACCGAGGAGGAGTACCGCGCCATGATGGTCGGCGGCGGCCGCTCCGTCGAGGGCAACCGCATCGACCACGCCGTCCTCGAAGCCGCCCACGCGCCGGCCCCGACGGCCGGGCACGCCACCGTCACCGGAGCCGTCTTCACCTCGCACGTCCCGGCGATCGGCGCGGCGCTCGACCACGGCAAGACCGACGAGCCCTACTGGCGGCCGGTGTTCGAGGGGTACGCGTACTCCAGGACGTGGGAGCGGGAGAACGTCCCCGACGTGATCTTGCTGGTCTACAACGACCACGCCAGCGCCTTCGACCAGTCGCTGGTCCCGACCTTCGTCCTCGGCACCGGCGCGTCCTACCCGATCGCCGACGAGGGGTACGGACCCCGTCCCGTCCCCGGCGTCGAGGGCGACCCCGACCTGGCCGCCCACATCGCGCACGCGCTGATCCGGGAGGACTTCGACCTCACCCTCGCGAACGAGATGGCCGTCGACCACGGGCTGACCGTGCCGCTGTCGCTGATGTTCGGCGACGTCGAGAAGTGGCCGTGCAAGGTCATCCCGTTCCACGTCAACGTGGTGCAGTACCCGGTGCCCTCCGGCGCCCGCTGCTTCCGGCTGGGCCAGGCGCTGCGCCGGGCGATCGAGTCGTACGACCGGCCGCTGAACGTGCAGGTCTGGGGCACCGGCGGCATGAGCCACCAGCTCCAGGGCCCGCGCGCCGGCCTGATCAACCGGGAGTGGGACAACGCCTTCCTCGACCGGCTGGTCGACGACCCGGCGGGGCTGGCCGAGGTCCCCCACCTGGAGTACGTCGAGGAGGCCGGCTCCGAGGGCATCGAACTGGTCATGTGGCTGATCGCCCGCGGCGCCCTGAGCGACGTCGACGGCTCGGGCGAGGTCGAGGTCAAGCACCGCTTCTACCACGTGCCCGCGTCCAACACCGCCGTCGGACACCTGATCCTGGAAAACCGCCCCCGGGCCGAAGAGCCCGCCGAGAAGGAGTGA